Proteins from a genomic interval of Treponema primitia ZAS-1:
- a CDS encoding zinc-dependent alcohol dehydrogenase family protein, which yields MEGTMKGAYLPGNSTVVLKDVPIPKPGHGQVLVKMKACTICGSDIRAIYREHVGKGPEGYQNVIAGHEPCGQVVEEGPGIRRFKKGARVIVYHISGCGVCHDCRMGYMISCSSPLRAAYGWQRDGGMAEYILCDEKDLVELPDSLSYADGAQVACGFGTVYEAITKVGVSGNDAVLVVGLGPVGLAALMLCRAMGANKLYGIEGNPVRIELAKKLGLADTVLTPADSNVDEIKALTNGKGVERAFDASASDPGRVTAIRATRQWGKIALVGEGGTVHFNPSPDILHDQKTIYGSWVTSIWLMENLVEELVRWNLHPDLLVTHRFPLDKASDAYKLMADGNCGKVAICADEELK from the coding sequence ATGGAAGGAACCATGAAGGGAGCCTATCTCCCTGGAAACAGTACGGTAGTTTTGAAGGATGTTCCCATTCCCAAGCCCGGACACGGGCAGGTTCTGGTTAAGATGAAGGCCTGTACCATCTGCGGCAGCGATATCCGTGCCATTTACCGCGAACATGTCGGCAAGGGGCCCGAGGGATACCAAAATGTCATCGCCGGGCATGAACCCTGCGGGCAGGTAGTGGAAGAGGGTCCCGGGATCAGGCGCTTCAAGAAGGGCGCCCGGGTCATTGTGTACCATATCTCAGGATGCGGGGTCTGCCACGACTGCCGCATGGGCTACATGATCTCCTGTTCCTCCCCCCTCCGGGCGGCCTATGGCTGGCAGCGGGACGGCGGTATGGCGGAATACATTCTCTGCGACGAAAAGGATCTGGTGGAACTCCCGGATTCCCTGAGCTATGCCGACGGCGCCCAGGTGGCCTGTGGATTCGGCACGGTCTACGAGGCCATCACCAAGGTGGGGGTTTCCGGCAACGATGCGGTACTGGTGGTCGGTTTGGGCCCGGTGGGTCTGGCAGCCCTGATGCTCTGCCGCGCCATGGGGGCCAATAAACTCTACGGTATTGAGGGAAACCCGGTACGGATAGAGCTGGCAAAAAAACTCGGCCTGGCGGATACGGTATTGACCCCCGCGGATAGTAATGTTGATGAAATTAAAGCGCTGACCAATGGCAAGGGTGTGGAGCGGGCCTTTGACGCCTCCGCCAGCGATCCCGGACGGGTCACCGCCATACGGGCTACCCGGCAGTGGGGGAAGATAGCTCTGGTGGGGGAAGGCGGAACGGTGCACTTTAACCCCAGCCCGGATATTCTGCATGATCAGAAAACCATCTACGGCAGCTGGGTAACTAGTATCTGGCTCATGGAAAATCTGGTGGAAGAACTGGTTCGCTGGAACCTGCACCCGGATCTTCTGGTGACCCACCGTTTCCCCCTGGACAAAGCTTCGGATGCCTACAAACTCATGGCGGATGGAAACTGCGGCAAGGTTGCTATCTGCGCCGATGAGGAGCTGAAATAA
- a CDS encoding ABC transporter permease, producing MKEIKIKQIVSKYTTFVTFVALVFILAILTRGQALTWPSIKTLIIAESVRAFASLGVGMIIITKGIDLSIGYVVCLTASVAASFAQIPTYESALYFGHSFPLLVPILAGILAGGLFGAFNGVLVAYGKLPPFIATLGTMSIARGIQLIYTRAAIVGSLTPQFKALAQTSIGPVTFSIPYLGIYVVIITVIVWVLLKHTRQGTNFYAIGGNAQAARVSGINVERDLLCVYLYAGLLYGCAGVLQAGRLGLANALTANGMELDAIAAVTVGGVSQNGGVGTVGGMIIGVFTMGLINYGMSFLSIDSYYQLLVKGSIIIVAVFFDMKKYAKRA from the coding sequence AGTATACAACCTTTGTTACCTTTGTGGCGCTGGTTTTTATTCTGGCAATTCTTACCCGGGGCCAGGCTTTGACCTGGCCTTCAATTAAGACCCTTATCATCGCCGAATCGGTCAGGGCCTTTGCGTCCCTGGGGGTTGGGATGATCATCATCACCAAGGGGATCGATCTTTCCATCGGCTATGTGGTTTGCCTTACCGCTTCGGTGGCGGCCTCCTTTGCCCAGATTCCCACCTATGAATCGGCGCTGTACTTCGGCCATAGTTTTCCGCTGCTGGTCCCCATTTTGGCGGGCATTTTGGCGGGCGGCTTATTCGGCGCTTTTAACGGGGTGCTGGTGGCCTACGGGAAACTGCCCCCCTTCATCGCCACCCTGGGAACCATGTCCATTGCCCGGGGTATTCAGCTTATCTACACAAGAGCTGCCATTGTAGGTTCCCTGACACCCCAGTTTAAGGCGTTGGCCCAGACTTCTATCGGCCCGGTAACATTTTCGATTCCCTACCTCGGCATCTATGTGGTGATTATCACCGTTATTGTGTGGGTGCTGCTCAAGCATACCCGGCAGGGGACGAACTTCTACGCCATTGGGGGTAACGCCCAGGCGGCCCGTGTTTCGGGGATCAACGTGGAGCGGGATCTCCTCTGCGTGTATCTTTATGCGGGGCTCCTCTACGGCTGCGCCGGGGTGCTTCAGGCGGGACGGCTTGGATTGGCCAACGCTCTAACGGCAAACGGCATGGAGCTTGACGCCATTGCTGCGGTTACCGTGGGCGGCGTGTCCCAGAACGGCGGCGTGGGTACCGTGGGGGGCATGATCATCGGGGTATTCACCATGGGTCTTATCAACTACGGAATGAGCTTCCTGTCCATCGATTCCTATTACCAATTATTGGTAAAAGGATCTATAATAATTGTAGCGGTTTTCTTTGATATGAAGAAATACGCCAAACGCGCGTAG